The Bacteroidota bacterium genome window below encodes:
- the menA gene encoding 1,4-dihydroxy-2-naphthoate octaprenyltransferase, producing MSAETMAPPKGAKLWLMASRAYSFPASIIPVLFGSTLALIFDPAIKFNWVVFALALVGSVLAQVGANLINDIYDYKIGIDKEDKKNGIPHGGSMVLSMNFMTVDQMKMGATVALAVGALIGFYLYLLAGPWIIYLTVFGVLSSVIYTATPAAFKYKALGDIQVFVSFGCVITLGAYMVQTHEFSWMPVLLSLPLGFLIDAILHTNNIRDISFDGKFKVKTLPLLIGESASIKFYYFLIFGAYALVAVFVALKLLPYTALLCLITLPIGIKLCKMANHFPKDPHERYEYGVKHIMMTAKLNMQFGLAMIVGILVYYFFLMNK from the coding sequence ATGTCTGCTGAAACAATGGCTCCGCCAAAAGGAGCAAAACTTTGGCTCATGGCTTCACGCGCCTATTCATTTCCGGCTTCTATAATTCCGGTTCTGTTTGGCTCAACCCTTGCGCTGATATTTGACCCTGCTATAAAATTCAACTGGGTAGTTTTTGCATTAGCGCTTGTAGGTTCTGTACTCGCTCAGGTTGGAGCAAATCTGATAAATGACATTTATGATTACAAAATCGGAATTGATAAAGAAGATAAGAAAAACGGAATTCCGCACGGCGGTTCAATGGTTCTTTCAATGAACTTCATGACCGTTGACCAGATGAAAATGGGCGCAACAGTTGCATTGGCTGTCGGCGCATTGATAGGATTTTATTTGTACCTGCTTGCCGGTCCATGGATAATTTATCTGACCGTGTTCGGTGTGCTTTCATCGGTAATTTACACTGCAACTCCCGCAGCATTCAAATATAAAGCGCTGGGTGATATTCAGGTGTTTGTTTCGTTCGGATGTGTGATTACATTGGGTGCTTACATGGTGCAGACTCATGAATTCTCATGGATGCCTGTACTTCTTTCATTGCCATTAGGATTTTTAATCGATGCAATTCTTCACACAAATAACATAAGAGATATTAGCTTTGACGGAAAATTCAAAGTTAAGACTCTGCCGCTTTTAATAGGTGAAAGCGCTTCAATCAAATTTTATTATTTTTTAATCTTCGGCGCATATGCACTGGTAGCTGTTTTTGTCGCTTTAAAACTTTTACCCTATACAGCATTGTTGTGTTTGATAACTCTTCCGATTGGCATAAAGCTTTGCAAAATGGCAAATCATTTTCCAAAGGATCCGCATGAAAGATATGAGTACGGTGTAAAACACATTATGATGACTGCAAAGTTAAATATGCAGTTCGGATTAGCAATGATAGTAGGAATTTTAGTTTATTATTTTTTCTTGATGAATAAGTAA
- the era gene encoding GTPase Era, which produces MNELNELNTTNTDTKCGIVTIFGKPNAGKSTLTNKLLRYDLSIVNHKAQTTRNKILGVLTEENYQIIFTDTPGILEPKYELQQYMLKEISFSLKDADILLHLIDINRFNINDLETIHSNYGKQMEGKPKLLVFNKNDIVRDNMGPEVIRSLEKFGYDEIIFISALKEKNIADVKDAIVKYLPAGPFLYESDYLTDRPEKFFVSEIIREKILSLYSDEIPYSTFVNVVEFKERDNGKTYINAEIIIERETQKMIIIGRNGDGIKKLGLQSRKEIEKFLERPVYLELFVKIRKGWRDSEGFIKGNME; this is translated from the coding sequence ATGAATGAATTAAATGAACTGAACACAACTAACACCGATACTAAATGCGGAATCGTTACCATCTTCGGTAAGCCCAACGCCGGAAAATCTACCCTGACAAATAAGCTCCTTCGCTATGACTTATCAATCGTAAACCATAAAGCGCAGACAACGCGCAATAAAATTCTCGGAGTCCTCACTGAAGAAAACTACCAGATAATTTTCACCGATACACCCGGAATACTCGAGCCTAAGTACGAGCTGCAGCAATATATGCTGAAGGAAATATCCTTCTCACTTAAAGATGCCGACATCCTGCTCCACCTCATTGATATAAACCGTTTTAACATCAACGACCTTGAGACTATTCACAGCAATTACGGCAAGCAGATGGAAGGCAAGCCCAAGCTATTAGTCTTCAATAAAAATGATATTGTCCGCGATAACATGGGACCTGAAGTGATAAGGAGCCTCGAGAAATTCGGCTACGATGAAATTATTTTTATCTCTGCCTTAAAGGAAAAAAATATTGCCGATGTGAAAGATGCCATTGTAAAATATCTTCCTGCCGGACCGTTTTTGTATGAGTCGGATTATCTCACTGACCGACCCGAGAAATTTTTTGTCTCCGAAATTATCCGCGAGAAAATTTTATCTCTCTACTCCGATGAAATTCCCTACAGCACTTTTGTAAATGTAGTAGAGTTCAAAGAGCGCGATAACGGCAAGACGTACATCAACGCAGAAATTATAATCGAGCGCGAAACGCAGAAGATGATTATCATAGGAAGAAACGGCGACGGAATAAAGAAGCTCGGTCTGCAGTCACGGAAGGAAATAGAAAAGTTTTTAGAGCGACCCGTTTACCTTGAGCTCTTTGTGAAAATCCGCAAAGGCTGGCGCGATAGCGAAGGCTTTATTAAAGGGAATATGGAGTAG
- a CDS encoding DUF4339 domain-containing protein → MKKYFLLEDGKKQGPYDVYGLKDIGIKPTTPICTTEVADWYNAEDFPELLHILEENPVKKFDYEKDRVFGYKLANYSDRRSGHFRRKILFLPFSILIVALFFVLRLEPKKDVFDLYLFLLSGLILYSSFTMYSIMKYSSAYGGESSKLKLISAVDGKLIHEIAKKDFNHALNITLKYTFLPDFGDYTDPKKIQTFPERIARVYLVKYEGRGNNPA, encoded by the coding sequence ATGAAAAAATATTTTCTTCTGGAAGACGGGAAAAAACAGGGTCCTTATGATGTTTATGGACTTAAGGATATAGGGATAAAACCAACAACTCCAATCTGCACGACTGAAGTTGCAGACTGGTACAACGCAGAAGATTTTCCTGAGCTGCTTCACATCCTGGAAGAGAATCCTGTAAAGAAGTTTGATTATGAAAAGGACAGGGTTTTCGGATACAAACTCGCAAATTATTCCGATAGAAGATCAGGTCATTTCAGAAGAAAAATATTGTTCCTTCCATTTTCTATTTTGATTGTTGCATTATTTTTTGTTCTGCGCTTAGAACCTAAAAAAGATGTTTTTGATTTATACCTATTTTTATTATCAGGTTTAATTTTATATTCCTCATTCACAATGTATTCTATAATGAAATATTCCTCTGCCTATGGCGGGGAAAGTTCAAAACTTAAATTAATTTCTGCAGTTGACGGAAAGCTTATACATGAAATTGCAAAAAAAGATTTTAACCACGCATTAAACATTACACTTAAATATACCTTCCTGCCTGATTTCGGTGATTATACCGACCCTAAAAAAATCCAGACCTTCCCTGAAAGAATTGCCCGGGTATATCTTGTTAAATATGAGGGAAGAGGGAATAACCCTGCTTAA
- a CDS encoding SET domain-containing protein-lysine N-methyltransferase, which yields MVFELRPSTIHGVGVFAVIDIKKDTPLELFEPEDDNFIPFEHVPNSKFPEKIIEKYSIMGDEGYSGPKSFHRMSIGWYLNHSDTPNIYCNEDYEYFALRDIAADEELTVDYEKFC from the coding sequence ATGGTATTTGAATTACGACCTTCGACTATACACGGCGTAGGGGTCTTTGCCGTTATTGATATTAAAAAAGATACACCGCTTGAATTGTTCGAACCCGAAGATGATAACTTCATTCCGTTCGAGCACGTGCCCAACTCCAAATTTCCTGAAAAAATTATAGAGAAGTATTCCATCATGGGTGATGAGGGCTACTCAGGTCCTAAAAGCTTTCACCGTATGTCAATCGGCTGGTACTTAAATCACTCCGATACTCCCAATATTTACTGCAACGAAGATTACGAGTACTTTGCATTGAGAGATATCGCCGCCGATGAAGAGCTTACCGTCGATTACGAAAAGTTTTGTTAA
- a CDS encoding DUF4339 domain-containing protein, protein MKKYFIHLKGEIAGPYDANELKKFHIKPGTQLCRKGRNDWEDAKNFTDLLHIIENNPEDKTDYERKIVFGHVLADNNDRRSISYNLEYMFFPAIVIFCLLMFFWYIYTGNSFTYLIAFVLCFLSIAANQMYNIIKHSSPFGGKTPPLILISADDGRYINDIAKSDFHRAFIIALKYTFVFSPFRYLSKDEIQLKRERKAGVYLVKRQENFNSRN, encoded by the coding sequence ATGAAAAAGTATTTTATTCATCTGAAAGGTGAAATTGCGGGGCCATATGATGCAAACGAGTTAAAAAAATTCCATATAAAACCTGGAACTCAGCTTTGCAGAAAGGGAAGGAATGACTGGGAAGACGCAAAAAATTTTACTGATCTGCTGCACATAATTGAAAATAATCCTGAAGATAAAACTGATTATGAAAGGAAAATTGTATTCGGACATGTGCTCGCCGACAACAATGATAGAAGGTCAATAAGCTATAATCTTGAATACATGTTCTTTCCGGCGATTGTTATATTTTGTCTTTTAATGTTTTTCTGGTATATTTATACGGGAAATAGTTTTACATATTTGATTGCATTTGTTTTATGCTTCCTCTCTATTGCGGCTAATCAAATGTATAATATTATAAAACACTCATCTCCGTTCGGAGGGAAAACTCCTCCTTTAATACTTATATCTGCAGATGACGGAAGGTATATTAACGATATAGCAAAAAGTGATTTTCACCGCGCCTTCATTATAGCTTTAAAATATACTTTTGTTTTCAGTCCTTTCAGATATCTTAGCAAAGATGAAATCCAGTTAAAGAGAGAAAGAAAAGCCGGTGTTTATCTTGTTAAGAGACAGGAGAATTTTAATAGCCGTAATTAA
- a CDS encoding EsaB/YukD family protein, which yields MARINVTIIDATGNKQQEATLPDDAQIKRIMEALLPKMKMPLTGPDGEPLSYKFHHKASGKQLTENQTLAEAGVKDGDVLRLHPEITAG from the coding sequence ATGGCACGAATAAACGTAACAATAATAGATGCAACGGGTAACAAGCAGCAGGAAGCAACGCTCCCTGACGATGCACAGATAAAGCGCATAATGGAAGCACTTCTGCCGAAGATGAAGATGCCTTTAACGGGACCTGACGGCGAGCCGCTCTCATATAAATTTCATCATAAGGCTAGCGGAAAACAGCTGACGGAAAATCAGACGCTTGCAGAGGCCGGAGTAAAAGACGGCGACGTTCTGCGGCTGCACCCTGAAATAACGGCAGGCTGA
- a CDS encoding zinc-ribbon domain-containing protein produces the protein MHSFKNKTCPYCQSKIKDDLDVIVCSLCGTPHHRECYEENGGCTTYGCGNNPTTVKEERRRDGIDVGGLTVPAVQNLVNQSKLIECPNCRKEIEENSNYCKYCGYNVVEGKFDEENSNDENFEDEFKRKYEEKKKISRNTFILRSASIIFLFLFLVTTIYFAYSRISDYYNSDDYQIKSMVDEWKEAWEDKDINKYKTFFLQADYEYYGKDGKTKNYSERISDIKSTFDKYKYIKLNFSDFKIHRDSTSSNDLKVTFKQSYVSDKFEESGQKTLRLFKGNETGGKWKIYREIMD, from the coding sequence ATGCATTCGTTTAAAAATAAAACATGTCCGTATTGCCAGTCGAAGATAAAAGATGATCTTGATGTAATCGTATGCTCGTTATGCGGCACACCGCATCACAGGGAGTGTTATGAAGAGAACGGCGGTTGCACGACATACGGCTGCGGTAATAATCCAACTACAGTAAAAGAAGAAAGACGCAGAGATGGAATTGATGTAGGCGGATTAACAGTGCCGGCAGTTCAGAATCTTGTTAATCAGAGTAAGTTAATTGAGTGTCCTAATTGCAGGAAGGAAATAGAGGAGAACTCGAACTATTGCAAGTACTGCGGATACAATGTAGTTGAAGGGAAATTTGATGAAGAAAATTCAAATGATGAAAATTTTGAGGATGAGTTCAAGCGTAAATATGAAGAGAAGAAAAAAATATCACGCAACACTTTTATACTTCGTTCAGCGAGTATAATATTTCTTTTTCTGTTTTTAGTTACTACAATTTATTTTGCTTATTCAAGGATATCGGATTATTACAACTCAGATGATTACCAGATAAAATCAATGGTTGATGAATGGAAGGAAGCATGGGAAGATAAAGATATCAATAAATACAAAACATTTTTTTTGCAGGCTGATTACGAATACTACGGCAAAGACGGAAAGACGAAAAATTATTCAGAGAGAATTTCAGATATCAAAAGTACATTTGATAAATATAAATATATAAAGTTAAATTTTTCCGATTTTAAAATTCACAGGGATTCCACTTCATCGAACGATTTGAAAGTTACTTTTAAACAAAGCTATGTATCGGATAAATTTGAAGAGAGCGGACAAAAAACGCTGCGGCTATTCAAGGGGAATGAAACGGGTGGTAAATGGAAAATTTATCGCGAGATTATGGATTGA
- a CDS encoding ThiF family adenylyltransferase — MLNLEDINENKYSRLELISWWDQSVLKKAKVLVVGCGALGNEIIKNLTMLGVGNIFVIDMDNVERSNLTRSVLFRMEDEGKPKAEVAAKRAMEINPDVKIKYYVGNIFNLGLGVFKEMDIVICGLDNREARLFVNQSCYKVNKPWIDGAIEVLSGVARMFIPSTEICYECTMTELDYKLLNKRKSCLMLGVDEIDQGKIPTTPTISSIIAGIQVQEAVKYLHGQKDLLLGKGFVFNGAANDSYIVEYNSNPDCPSHYLFENILSIEKIFDEATMNDVIGFGKKYFESEEFEIEFNNEVVYSLYDEKNNTEKEFFANMNQLSVKDIKDNENILKMKSFHRLNSDSELIVKLENKKLTELKIPANDIITLRKGMKEVHLQFNSVEVFKQ, encoded by the coding sequence ATGCTGAACTTAGAAGATATAAACGAAAATAAATATTCACGGCTTGAGCTGATATCGTGGTGGGACCAGTCCGTGCTGAAAAAAGCAAAAGTGCTGGTTGTCGGTTGCGGAGCATTGGGAAATGAGATAATAAAAAATCTTACGATGCTCGGCGTGGGGAATATTTTCGTTATCGATATGGATAATGTTGAGCGGAGCAATCTCACGCGAAGTGTCTTGTTCCGGATGGAAGATGAAGGTAAACCGAAGGCAGAAGTTGCTGCTAAGAGAGCGATGGAGATAAATCCCGATGTGAAGATAAAATATTACGTAGGAAATATTTTTAATCTGGGGCTTGGTGTTTTTAAGGAGATGGATATTGTTATATGCGGACTTGATAACAGGGAGGCGAGGCTTTTTGTGAACCAGTCATGCTATAAAGTTAATAAGCCATGGATAGACGGAGCGATAGAAGTGCTTAGCGGAGTTGCGCGGATGTTCATTCCTTCGACTGAAATTTGTTATGAATGCACGATGACGGAACTGGATTATAAATTGCTCAATAAAAGAAAATCATGCCTGATGCTGGGTGTAGATGAAATTGATCAGGGAAAGATACCGACTACGCCGACGATTTCATCTATCATAGCAGGAATACAGGTGCAGGAAGCAGTGAAATATCTGCACGGACAAAAGGATCTGCTGCTGGGAAAAGGATTTGTTTTTAACGGCGCGGCGAATGACTCGTATATAGTTGAGTATAATTCCAATCCTGATTGCCCTTCGCATTATTTGTTTGAAAATATTTTATCAATTGAAAAAATTTTTGATGAAGCTACTATGAATGATGTAATAGGTTTTGGGAAAAAATATTTTGAAAGTGAGGAGTTCGAAATAGAGTTTAACAATGAAGTTGTATATTCATTATATGATGAAAAGAATAATACTGAAAAAGAATTTTTTGCAAACATGAATCAGCTTTCAGTAAAAGATATTAAAGATAATGAGAATATTTTAAAGATGAAAAGCTTTCACAGGCTGAATTCTGATTCAGAGCTTATAGTTAAATTAGAAAACAAAAAATTAACTGAATTGAAAATCCCTGCTAATGATATAATTACGCTGAGAAAGGGAATGAAAGAAGTTCATTTGCAGTTTAATAGTGTAGAGGTATTTAAACAGTAA